The Lactuca sativa cultivar Salinas chromosome 2, Lsat_Salinas_v11, whole genome shotgun sequence genome includes the window GTGGAATCAGGCATGACATTCACATCTATCTTTACTGTTGAACCAGGATTTGTCCTCATTATTTCTTCTCCATAACTCCATACTTTACCATAATGTTCTATCAAACTACCCTCTATCTCATCCAAAGCATATCTCTTAGCATTTCTACATTGAGTGACACTAACAATCAAGTTAAACTTTGTACTCACTTTGGCCTTCATTTTCCTTATGCTCATTTTAGGGTTGTTCACAAGTTGATTCTTAAAATGCATTCCAATCCATTTATATGTTACAATGGAACCAAGTTTGAAGACTCTTGAACAGTTATGTTCATCAACTAATGACTTAATTTGGAAAGACCTTTCACTGCTCATCCAGGAAGCCCACAGTCTAAAAGGATAAGAGGGGTTCTTGTTCTCTTTACAACATCTCACTAATAACCTCTGACTATCATTTTTCTCAAAATAAAGGTTGTACCCATTCTTCACTGCATAGTTagtcaaacaatttttcaattcCATGGGGTTAGAGAATCTCATACCTAGAATTGGCACCATTTTGTCCCATTTCTGGTTCTCATTATGGATAGGGTACACTGGTTTGTCATCTCCATTCTTGGTTTCAACCTCATCAGTTTCAGCCTCATCATCTATATCCTTACACATACCTGACACCCGATGTAAGAATTCATCACCAATAGTCTTGTCAAGAGAAGGAATGTAATCATCTGCTTCATGCTCATATGGAACATCATCAGAAAGTTGTGAATCTATATCATCATCCAGGTCTTCCTCAGAATAATGCCCTTCATCATCTTCCATTACTTCCATATCAGCCCAATCAAGTACAGGTTCATTTTCGTGGTCTATATACACATTCATTCTTAGACCGGCTTCATCACTATAACCCGTTTCAATAAACTCAAAGTAGTCAGCATCATTCCTAATTCTCCTAATACCCTCTGCCAATGGTTCATTTCTAGTGCAATAATATACATTATCACAACTGCCTTCAATCAACTTTGCAATGAACAAGTTAAAGTCTTTGAAATCCATTGCACCAAAATCGACATCACAGATTGAAACAACAACAGCGTTCAAGTACACTAATGGTTTTCGTGCGAATAAACCATTATAATGTATATAAACTGTTAAATACTTACTTTGTTTGGAATCGGAGGCCATCTTCTTCACTATAACACTCGCATTCACCAGTTCTCTTCAATTTCCTAACCGAATGCTTCGATTGAACTTTTTCTTCCCTCAATTAAAACGAACCCTAACTGTAAGGACAAACGGGTGAAAGAGAAACGGTAATTAAATGTGTTCTAATTCCACGTAATAAGACATGTCATCTCTAATTAAATGTGGTAACCGGTAAAACATGTGATAACTAGTATCAAGAGTTTTGGTGAACAGGGGTTATAAGTTCAATGGTATAATAAAGACAAAAAAAAGATAAGGGACTTAATGAATAGACGAATACTTTATTACCTCAAAGATCATTTTCCCAAAAAACACAAACAAAATATACTCTTTATTCAAACCCCACCCCCAGGTAACCCACGTCTGTAGGTTAAATGTAAAAAATGACCTGACAAAATTGATTAACGGAAATTAAGCAGTTACATGgcttttttctttaaatttattCTTATGTTGATTAAGGGGAAAAGAAGTCTCAtgtttttcaaaatcatttaacGCAAGGGAGGGAAGCACAAAGCCTCTCTAGGGTTCGCTTCTAGGTTTGATTGCTCAAAACCTAATGTTAAATCGATTTCCACAACCTTGGTGACATCGATCCTGATCAGCCTTGAAGACATCGAGTTCTACAACAAGGTTGTTGTTCTCATGGAATTCGCTCAAACCTGCAACATTAAATTCTCTCAAACCTCTTGATATTCCTGAAATCAAAATTGGGTACACGAATTTTCAGGAAACAATTTCTTTTCGATTTTTCCAGATAAGAAATTGAAATTGAACATTCAAATCTTACTCTAAATCACATAATATGCAAGCTTCAACCGGCTTATATCACATGTTAAGAGTGACAACTCATATATTGTCGCAATGAATTTGTTTTTTAACAAATATCCCATATTGACCAATATAGCCTGTTTAAAAGGTGCATTTATGGACCATTTTAAAGTTCAGTTTTTTAAAGCTCAATGTCTTAAGAGGCAGATTAAACAAATTTTAGGATTTCATTCGATGTGTGGACAACAACAAGGACAATAACAAGAATGAGGATTCCATTTGCGTTCATGTACAACAACAAGGCCATTGAATTTAATATATTCCCAAATTGCCCCCGTGTTACGAGTATGAGAGTCTCACTATTTGCTGATTATCACAGTTGTGGTGAATCAGATCTTATCAACTTGTTGCCAGTTTATCAACGATTTTGCCCCTGTTAACAGTTTACAACCTCCCAGACCAAATGAATTGAGCTTTGGCTTTGGCAGTTCACTTTCTACCATATATACAAATTTCCGTATCTGCTTTTCCATTGCACTTGAACCATGATTGGGGTGCATATGGAGGTTATGTTTAACAATAACAGGTGCGAAATTCCCACTATAAACAACATTAGCTTGCAACTCAGTTAAGCACAAAGGTTTGCATCATCAACTTCAAGGGACAAAGCTATAAAGTGTAGACTGATTCCTTTTTCTTGGTGTGCAACTGGAATGGAATGACTGATTCCATTCACAATTAAAGTCCAAGGGACAAAGCTATAAAGTATAAAGGGTAGAACGTCATGTTTATCAagggacaaaactgtcatttttgCCATATTTGAACTATCATTTTTGTCAAGGGTATAATAACAAGGCTGGAAAACTTTAACCTTGAAAAGCATCAAATCATGATTAGGTCAAAACTGTCAATACTATCAAGCTAAAAAGCACAAGTGTAGAATTGTCAATACCATTACACAAATACCATATAACCTCTTATATCCATCATCAGCTTCACTAATATCACAAATACCATataaaaatcttatttataagcAATCTCATACCCGGGGTAAAATTGTCAAAAACACTTTCAAAGTTCCAAAATACCATTGCAGGTAAATATATGAACAAAGGAGTGAAGGACACAAACAAACTgtcaagtacattgctttaaactACAGTTATAAAATGACTGTTATACAGGTTATATAAAACAGTAAAATTGTCCTCTTCAGCTCCTATATTTCATCTATAACATGTTCCTCTTCACGCTTTCTACTTCAGCTACCAAACACGTGTCTTCTTCATGCTCCTATATTTCATCTGTAACATGCTATTCTTCATGCTACTCTACTTTAGCTTCCAAAAAATCTAGTTGTGAACCAAACTGCAACATACTCCGCTCCATTTGGGCTTCATATTATATTTTCATCACGTTATTTATCACCGACAACTTTCTGAAGATAAATAATGAAGTCTTTAAACTCCATGCTCCGTAAGTCTACCTCCAGTGTGAAATTCGTTTGTTATCGATGGTGCTGGAGAGATCGAGCAATCGAACCCTTCTGTGAAATTCTTTTGGTACCGATCGAACCCTAATTTCACTCCCGTCGTTTTGAGTTCAAGTGGTTATTTGGGTAAATCCACGTAATACTCAATTACTCATAAATGAcatgtaatttgattttttttccctTAATTTCTTTTAAACCGACTATATTAGAGCTTTACCTAGAGATGTCGGTGACCTTATAGGAATATATGGGATGATATGAACAAAGCGTGTAGTTTGATGGTTTTTTAAGGACAAAGAACTTAGTCCATTGGTGTTTTTTATGCAGGGTAAACggtattttttaaattattttgaaaCTTACTTATCCTTATAAGACATTTTTCCCATGTGGTTAATTCGtagattaaataaaaataaataaaatggtaAAAATCTATTTTCTTCCAACGTTTGAATTGTTCAATTTCACCATCGGTGGTTTCCACCGTTGGTATCTCATCGGCGGCAAAATAGGGGTAAGGCGCTGTGTTTACCGGCGGTAAAGGTGTCTACATGGGACTACTGCTGGTAAAACACAATCCACAAGCGCAACACAATAAAAAAAACCGCAGTCCAATCTGGATCAACTTAGATTTTCATgattatttttgtaatttcttAAAGTTTTAGTTATTGTTTGGAAAATTACAACTAAGCTAAATTTGTCTTCGACCATTTCCGAACCACGATATCctatttaatttatataaaatgtttttatatatacAAACGGCAAACCAAATAAAACTTTAGAAGACTCGTGTTGGTAGACATTATCAATTTAGAGGAATGTCGAAAACAAAAATCGATATTCAACAAATCCCTTTTGACTTTGACTCATTTATTATCCATTTATCAGGACACCAATGAACGCGGGTTTATCCAATATTTTACATGTATATTTATTGATACAATCAGCGTATAAAGAGTGAAGGGTGTTAATGATTTGAATTAAAGGTAGCAATGGAAAGTTCGGTAATAAAAGAAGCACCCTCATCCAACCGTTATAAACTTTGATCCCAGTTAGATCAACGGCTACAAAGCCTTTTACAGCAACATTAATACCAAGGCCACCATTAACAACTTCCACGTGCATCCTAGGGGCCACACCAGCCAACGTATACGGACCCTAAACTCGCACCTAAATCCAATTTCATAAAACCATTTCAAGTCCGCCCTGCAACAAATCACGAAAGGGGAAAAACCATCCAGCTGCACCCCGAGAAGATCCACAGAGATTATTGAGTAGCACTCGTACATGGTTAAACCTTGTAAGAAAAATCTCTGAAGCATCATAGACACCGGCTTTACCTTCTCGCTGTAAAGAGCGATTGCAAAGTTTTTGAGGTTTTTTGCTCTGGCGTTGAATTTGATCGGCGTTTTTGCAGATTCATCTTCATTTAGCTACTACATCATACAGGTGTGTTTTGGTAATTCTTGTCTATTTTTTTGGATTCAGTTTGTTGTTATTTTGTGATTTTGCGGATGGATCagaactttgactttgattttaaAAGTGAGAAAGTCATGAAACGTTCAAGCTCTAATTGAACCTCGGACCTCAGAAATGTTGGAACCTCATTTTGGCAAGAAACGGTTTTGCGTTCAATTTTTACTAAACCCTCGTTATTGGATCACTTTTAGTTTTAGCTTTTTGAATGTAAAACCCCTAATGTCAGTTTTAGTGTAACGATACGCCGTTGGATGTGGGTGTTTAGAAATTTAAGAACAGGTCGTCAAGCTCCAGCAGCTAGGCAATAGATTTATGAAGGATCTGGAAAAGTTGGGAAGGAAATTTACCTTCAAAGAACGAAGAATGTATAGATCCCGACTTATTGTTTCTTTGCTTTTTCTCCGACGGTTGCGTATAAAAAGGTTATAGTTTGTAGCTACTAGTTTGCAAATCAAGCGATAAATAGCTAGGTTTGTCATGAAAAAAATGCAGCTGGAGCTTGGAAGCGCTTATAGAGAGAAGTCTGGgacatttattagaaaatatggtAGGTGTTAGAAATGAAAAGCTTATATACACAAACATGGATACCAAAGGAAGTACTTCTGATTGACATTAATTAATCTGTATCCAGCCTTGTTTCTTCCTGTATAGAAATTGGTCGGCTCGGGTCTTGCCCTTGATCATCTCTTACAATGTCTATGTAGTGAAACTTTTTAGGTGCATGAATATGGATGCAAAAAGTAGTTACTGGACACCCTAGGCAACtggaatatataattaataatgtattttgtCAATGTGACAATTTGTATGATGAATGCTTTGAGTTGCTAAAGTCTGTGTGTTCCCAAGTATTATACTGCTTGCGATGTTTCGTGTTAATACAACTTCTCATTATTTTATTAGAAAATGAGCTTTTCCTGGGGAAGTAGAGAGAGAAAATTGAGCAACAAAGGCGAGTGCTTAGCTGTCTGATTGTTTAGAGGAGCATTAAATTTTTTCAAAGGTTACATATATCAACAAAGGAGACTAAAAATGTTTTGAGTATTAGTTGAATATCTTAAAAGCTCTCCAATAATCACAGAACAGGAGAATCCTGTTGATAAAAAGATTTCTGATATTTGTATGATAACATATTTGTTGTGATTGTGAAGTTGATATTATCTAATGAGATGTGTGTTATACAGATTAGGGGCGTTTTATAAAATTACATTCCCCCAAGTTGGTATCCCAGAAGATGGCTTCTGTTGGAATGGCTCCACTGACAGCTGAAAAAGTTGATGGTGATTCAATGTTTGTTGACAAACTGCCTGAGGAAATCAATGAAATGAAAATCAGAGATGACAAGGTGGAAAAGGTtgtcttttatttattattttttttaacacctTTCTATATGTGCATTGAGTGCATCTTTTGTACAATGAATTCTGACACACATAAATGATAAATCTATCCTGTTGTAGGAAATGGAGGCAACTGTGGTAGATGGAAATGGCACTGAAACTGGTCACATTATTGTTACTACTATTGGAGGCAGAAATGGTCAGCCCAAACAAGTAAAATTATCAAATATGAATCACTTTCTgtatttatatgatataaatttGATTGAGTTTTTATGTTTCAGACAATAAGCTATATGGCGGAGCGTGTGGTGGGGCAGGGTTCTTTTGGAATTGTATTTCAGGTAATAAATAAATACTGTATAAAGGAAACACAAGATATATGATGTGGAATTACTGTTTTATTTACCCTGTGGATCTGGGAATTGCACTTGTGCAGGCCAAGTGCTTAGAGACTGGAGAAGCTGTTGCAATTAAAAAAGTATTGCAAGATAAACGATACAAGAATCGGGAACTGCAGACAATGAGACTTCTTGATCATCCGAATGTTGTTTCACTCAAACACTGCTTCTTTTCAACAACAGACAAAGATGAACTTTACCTAAATTTGGTTCTAGAGTATGTACCTGAGACAGCTTATCGTGTAGCAAGGCACTACAGCAAGGCAAATCAAAGAATGCCCATGATTTATGTCAAACTATACACGTATCAGGTATattaatttgttatttttttcttCCTAAAAAGTTATGTTATATTATGTAATGAGGTTTGGTTTGTTTTTTCAGATTTTCAGAGCACTTGCATACATTCATGCAATCGGTGTGTGTCACCGTGACATCAAGCCTCAAAATCTTCTGGTGAATCCGCATACTCACCAGCTCAAACTCTGTGATTTTGGAAGTGCAAAAGTTCTGGTAATATTATAtactaatattaatatattaatattaatatatcttgAATTTGAATTTAATTGTAAGTTGTAACAAACAGGTGAAAGGGGAACCAAATATATCGTATATCTGTTCACGATATTATCGGGCACCTGAACTCATATTCGGGGCAACTGAATACACCACTGCCATTGATGTCTGGTCAGTCGGTTGTGTCCTCGCTGAACTTCTTCTGGGACAGGTTCTTTCTCTGCCTCTTTAGTCTTTACTTCACCTcctaattattatattttttttacaatatCCTTTTGTACCTTTTTCTAGCCCTTATTCCCTGGTGAGAGCGGAGTTGACCAACTCGTAGAGATCATTAAGGCAAGTAACTTATTATgcttttttttttccttaaatattcaagttttttatttttattttttgaattatGTTTATATGTGTGTAGGTTCTCGGTACACCAACTCGTGAAGAAATCAAATGCATGAATCCAAACTACACAGAATTTAAGTTCCCACAAATCAAAGCTCACCCCTGGCACAAAGTgagttttattttatattatatatagaaGAAGCCCGATTTGgggtttgcttttttttttttttttttttttttttttttttttataagtttaTAAATGTGATGTGTAGATTTTTCACAAGCGGACACCCCCAGAGGCTGTAGATCTTGTTTCTAGACTCCTCCAGTATTCTCCCAACTTGAGGTGCACTGCTGTAAGTGCATGAATATCTTATCTTCTTCCTTTTTGTTCTGTTTATTATTTATAGGCACATCATATTCTAGTTTCCATggataataagaataataaattgaacAAACAAATCAAAACAGTTGGAGGCATGCATCCACCCCTTCTTTAATGAACTTCGTGATCCAAGCACCCGTCTTCCAAACGGCCGCCCCCTGCCACCCCTCTTCAACTTCAAGCCTCAAGGTTAGttctgtctttttttttttcttttcattgtgATGATGGAATTCCTCCCTCCTTCCTTTATAGCTGGAGGTTAATATAATTAATTGATATGACAGAGCTAAAAGGGGCATCTTTGGAACTTCTGGCTAAACTCATACCTGAACATGCTCGGAAACAGTCTCCCTTCCTTGGCTTTTAAGTTGTAATCAATCGCTTGCCTGCCTAATTTATCGTTTGTCTTCACCCTCAGATATAGCAAGCAA containing:
- the LOC111876417 gene encoding shaggy-related protein kinase epsilon isoform X2, which codes for MASVGMAPLTAEKVDGDSMFVDKLPEEINEMKIRDDKEMEATVVDGNGTETGHIIVTTIGGRNGQPKQTISYMAERVVGQGSFGIVFQAKCLETGEAVAIKKVLQDKRYKNRELQTMRLLDHPNVVSLKHCFFSTTDKDELYLNLVLEYVPETAYRVARHYSKANQRMPMIYVKLYTYQIFRALAYIHAIGVCHRDIKPQNLLVNPHTHQLKLCDFGSAKVLVKGEPNISYICSRYYRAPELIFGATEYTTAIDVWSVGCVLAELLLGQPLFPGESGVDQLVEIIKVLGTPTREEIKCMNPNYTEFKFPQIKAHPWHKIFHKRTPPEAVDLVSRLLQYSPNLRCTALEACIHPFFNELRDPSTRLPNGRPLPPLFNFKPQELKGASLELLAKLIPEHARKQSPFLGF
- the LOC111876417 gene encoding shaggy-related protein kinase epsilon isoform X1 → MASVGMAPLTAEKVDGDSMFVDKLPEEINEMKIRDDKVEKEMEATVVDGNGTETGHIIVTTIGGRNGQPKQTISYMAERVVGQGSFGIVFQAKCLETGEAVAIKKVLQDKRYKNRELQTMRLLDHPNVVSLKHCFFSTTDKDELYLNLVLEYVPETAYRVARHYSKANQRMPMIYVKLYTYQIFRALAYIHAIGVCHRDIKPQNLLVNPHTHQLKLCDFGSAKVLVKGEPNISYICSRYYRAPELIFGATEYTTAIDVWSVGCVLAELLLGQPLFPGESGVDQLVEIIKVLGTPTREEIKCMNPNYTEFKFPQIKAHPWHKIFHKRTPPEAVDLVSRLLQYSPNLRCTALEACIHPFFNELRDPSTRLPNGRPLPPLFNFKPQELKGASLELLAKLIPEHARKQSPFLGF
- the LOC111876417 gene encoding shaggy-related protein kinase epsilon isoform X3 gives rise to the protein MEMALKLVTLLLLLLEAEMTISYMAERVVGQGSFGIVFQAKCLETGEAVAIKKVLQDKRYKNRELQTMRLLDHPNVVSLKHCFFSTTDKDELYLNLVLEYVPETAYRVARHYSKANQRMPMIYVKLYTYQIFRALAYIHAIGVCHRDIKPQNLLVNPHTHQLKLCDFGSAKVLVKGEPNISYICSRYYRAPELIFGATEYTTAIDVWSVGCVLAELLLGQPLFPGESGVDQLVEIIKVLGTPTREEIKCMNPNYTEFKFPQIKAHPWHKIFHKRTPPEAVDLVSRLLQYSPNLRCTALEACIHPFFNELRDPSTRLPNGRPLPPLFNFKPQELKGASLELLAKLIPEHARKQSPFLGF